The following proteins are co-located in the Trichocoleus sp. FACHB-46 genome:
- a CDS encoding DUF2949 domain-containing protein, which yields METRRLARLIKFLREELAVPAAAIAIGLRHREQDMSQLPMILWQYGLITLDQLNRVFDWMETV from the coding sequence ATGGAAACTAGAAGATTGGCCCGATTGATTAAATTTTTGCGAGAGGAGTTGGCAGTGCCTGCCGCCGCGATCGCTATTGGGTTACGCCATCGGGAGCAAGATATGAGCCAGCTACCGATGATTCTTTGGCAGTATGGGTTGATCACCCTTGACCAGCTCAATCGCGTATTCGACTGGATGGAAACGGTATAG
- a CDS encoding TrkA family potassium uptake protein: MESRIIVCSLGRTGYQIFSLLRQQGIPVIGIHDQPLSFADPDVIVGDLKATPTLMAAGIEQAHTLVIASSDDALNLAILMQARVLNPHIRVINRLFNTSLGDRLDHTLTHHVSLSVAALAAPVFAFAALGSRAIGQLRLFNQTWPIHEEYIDEYHPWQGRKLSELWDERSRMLIYYLPADKRMDLVSAVIRGQVLQVGDRLIIGSQPNASVQAVRRSWRQRGTKLVNNLRQFQRYGQSMVVVTLVLLVTILIATLTYVCFNRHTSIIDALYFSVGMITGAGGEEQVIEQAPNSIKVFTALMMLLGAGVIGICYALLNDFVLGTRFRQFWDTVQVPAHHHYIVCGLGGVGIQIVQHLRSCGYDVVAIEQDANCRFLSIARALKVPVILGDASLPTTLKAANLAHASALLAVTSNDTANLEIALTAKGLTPKSTAIVRYQDPTFARMAHQVFGFEAVLSPTELVAPTFAAAALGGRILGNGMTGHSLWVALSTLITAGHPFCHRVVKDAAMDADFVPLYLETGQRRVHGWDLLNTYLKAGDVLYLTMPATHLDQLCSVPAPEMSEMMVH; this comes from the coding sequence ATGGAATCTCGCATTATTGTTTGTAGTCTGGGTCGAACTGGCTATCAAATTTTCTCTTTGTTGCGGCAACAGGGCATCCCAGTTATTGGGATTCATGATCAACCCCTGAGCTTCGCCGACCCAGATGTGATTGTCGGGGACCTAAAGGCCACTCCCACTCTGATGGCTGCGGGCATTGAACAGGCGCATACGCTAGTGATTGCCAGCTCGGATGATGCTTTGAATCTGGCCATTTTGATGCAGGCCAGAGTCTTGAATCCTCACATTCGCGTGATCAATCGCTTGTTCAACACTAGTTTGGGCGATCGCCTTGACCACACGCTCACGCATCATGTCAGCCTCAGCGTGGCAGCTTTAGCGGCTCCTGTGTTTGCCTTTGCCGCGTTGGGCAGCCGAGCCATCGGGCAGTTGCGATTGTTTAACCAGACTTGGCCGATTCACGAAGAATACATTGATGAATACCATCCTTGGCAAGGCCGCAAACTCAGCGAGCTGTGGGATGAGCGATCGCGCATGTTGATCTATTACCTGCCTGCCGACAAACGGATGGACTTAGTCTCTGCGGTCATTCGAGGCCAAGTTCTGCAAGTCGGCGATCGCTTAATTATTGGCAGTCAGCCGAATGCTAGCGTTCAAGCGGTGCGACGATCCTGGCGACAGCGTGGCACTAAGCTGGTGAATAACTTACGCCAATTTCAGCGCTACGGTCAGTCAATGGTTGTCGTCACCTTGGTTTTGCTAGTGACGATTTTGATTGCCACACTCACCTATGTTTGTTTCAATCGCCATACCTCCATCATTGATGCCCTCTACTTCTCCGTCGGCATGATTACAGGGGCAGGCGGTGAAGAGCAAGTTATAGAGCAGGCTCCTAACAGCATTAAAGTTTTTACCGCGTTAATGATGTTATTGGGAGCGGGAGTGATTGGGATTTGCTATGCCCTACTCAATGACTTTGTGTTGGGCACTCGCTTTCGCCAGTTTTGGGATACGGTGCAAGTTCCGGCTCATCATCACTACATTGTCTGTGGCTTAGGCGGGGTCGGAATTCAGATTGTGCAGCACTTGCGAAGTTGTGGCTATGACGTAGTGGCGATCGAGCAGGATGCCAACTGTCGGTTTTTAAGCATTGCTAGAGCCTTGAAGGTGCCAGTCATTTTAGGCGATGCCAGTTTACCGACTACGCTTAAGGCAGCTAACCTGGCTCATGCCTCTGCCTTACTAGCCGTAACTAGCAACGACACTGCCAACTTAGAAATTGCCCTCACTGCTAAGGGTCTAACTCCCAAAAGTACTGCGATCGTGCGTTACCAAGATCCCACGTTTGCCCGGATGGCCCATCAAGTATTTGGCTTTGAAGCCGTTCTCAGCCCCACAGAACTGGTAGCTCCCACCTTTGCCGCTGCGGCGCTGGGAGGCAGAATTTTAGGCAACGGCATGACAGGGCATAGTCTGTGGGTGGCGTTGTCAACCTTGATTACGGCTGGACATCCTTTTTGCCACCGAGTTGTTAAGGATGCCGCTATGGATGCGGATTTCGTCCCGTTGTATCTAGAAACCGGGCAACGCAGAGTGCATGGTTGGGACTTACTCAACACCTACCTTAAAGCAGGAGATGTTTTGTACTTAACGATGCCTGCCACTCATCTCGACCAGTTATGTTCTGTCCCAGCCCCAGAAATGTCAGAAATGATGGTGCATTAG
- a CDS encoding ABC transporter substrate-binding protein, with translation MSSLVALRFIQVISLRQVQAHFLKLLSLFLLSMLLCVACHSSTSVTPQSNQTPLKVGYSLWPGYFPMVIAQEKGFFAEQGVKVEPVYSENYLEPISNFSAGQTDGVTLAMGSLMGIIGQNPDIQMVMLTDQSAGSDALVVQPEITGAKDLKGKRIGAKLGDFGELFVRQLMEAHNLTSDDFTLVNMEGESVPARLQSGDIQAGHTWDPYATQAVRTGAHTLFTSKETPGLIPSGIVFHSSVIRDRPQELKAFMKAWFQAQDYWLTHPQEGAALIAQALKLKTADVSTAGVQLMTLPKNLKALTPGTTTESLYYTAQLYADFFIRTGGLSTAPEVEKLIVPSFVQALSQEQP, from the coding sequence ATGAGCAGCTTGGTGGCCCTACGGTTTATTCAGGTGATCTCCTTGCGTCAAGTTCAAGCCCACTTTCTCAAGCTTCTAAGTTTATTTCTATTGAGTATGCTGCTGTGCGTTGCTTGCCACAGCTCTACTTCAGTCACACCACAGTCGAATCAAACACCTCTAAAAGTGGGTTATAGTCTGTGGCCTGGGTATTTCCCGATGGTAATTGCTCAAGAGAAAGGGTTTTTTGCTGAGCAAGGCGTGAAAGTTGAACCTGTTTATTCTGAAAACTATTTAGAGCCGATCTCTAACTTCAGTGCAGGCCAAACCGATGGGGTGACACTGGCAATGGGTAGCTTAATGGGCATCATTGGGCAGAACCCAGATATTCAAATGGTCATGCTCACCGATCAGTCTGCGGGTTCTGATGCTTTAGTGGTTCAGCCTGAAATTACTGGTGCAAAAGACCTGAAGGGCAAGCGAATTGGAGCCAAGTTGGGGGATTTTGGCGAGTTGTTTGTCAGGCAGTTAATGGAAGCTCACAACCTGACATCCGATGATTTTACTCTGGTGAATATGGAAGGGGAGTCAGTACCAGCTCGACTGCAAAGCGGCGATATTCAAGCAGGACACACCTGGGACCCTTATGCCACCCAAGCCGTCCGAACGGGTGCTCATACTCTGTTTACTAGCAAGGAAACACCAGGCTTGATTCCCAGTGGCATTGTGTTTCACAGCTCAGTGATTCGCGATCGCCCCCAAGAGCTAAAAGCCTTTATGAAGGCTTGGTTTCAGGCTCAGGACTACTGGCTAACGCATCCTCAAGAAGGAGCGGCCTTAATTGCCCAAGCGCTCAAACTCAAGACAGCAGATGTCTCCACCGCAGGGGTGCAGTTGATGACGCTACCCAAAAATCTCAAAGCACTGACCCCCGGTACCACCACCGAGTCTCTTTACTACACAGCTCAGTTGTATGCTGACTTCTTTATTCGTACTGGTGGATTGAGTACTGCCCCCGAAGTTGAGAAGTTAATTGTTCCCTCATTTGTGCAGGCGCTCAGTCAGGAACAGCCATAA
- a CDS encoding histidine kinase, which produces MATPCHIIVEGNPAIIYASREGTPTKILPRLQPFLAKFWQERDSSGEYCDTPECLVAQLVVRFGYEMCEDDFSHLRVGLTYRPEVDYLYYIATNRTVRIWVPSAAYRSTPSLGLQGCELLVNEFC; this is translated from the coding sequence ATGGCTACACCCTGTCACATCATCGTAGAAGGTAATCCAGCAATCATCTACGCCAGTAGAGAAGGAACTCCCACGAAAATCTTGCCTCGGCTTCAGCCTTTCTTAGCAAAATTTTGGCAGGAAAGAGACAGCTCTGGAGAATACTGTGATACGCCAGAGTGTTTAGTAGCTCAGTTGGTCGTGAGATTTGGGTATGAAATGTGTGAGGATGACTTCTCCCATCTACGGGTAGGACTCACTTATCGCCCAGAAGTTGATTACCTTTACTACATTGCTACCAACCGCACTGTACGTATCTGGGTTCCTAGTGCAGCTTATCGCAGCACTCCCAGCTTAGGGCTCCAAGGCTGCGAGCTGCTAGTCAATGAATTTTGTTAA
- a CDS encoding S-layer homology domain-containing protein, with the protein MVVARKPVGLSLVAALGVAVNAIAPFSGLSSAIAQTTGFSDVQPNNWAAACIGELAKRQIIKGYPDGRFRPADPVTRAEFAALLRQGFPNQPQVREAIGFVDVPSNYWAAAAIQEAYRRGFLSGYPDRKFIPTQSIPRVQALVALASGLKYAATQPTTVVLNAAYADAGAVPDYARNAVAAATEKNLVVNYPKIQQLEPTRFASRAEIATFLCQAIQPGLVPTQYIANTQQFSTETKTAEEENVRVQLTYRPREPLADNFRIQISRSGQTVLEAAMPVDEGLQRFSNLEVQDLDGDQEPEVVVDLFSGGAYCCTSSYIYGYNATQNAYRNVKQFWGSPSYRLEDLDQDNLPEFVSGDPRFDAQFTAHAASGLPIQIWQYRRSQMQNVTRNYPKLIYEDAVQHWQNYTFSKDLGASATRGFLAAYLADKHLLGQGQEGWQLVQQAYPYDDRRQYFIDLRDFLQKNGYITTTSQ; encoded by the coding sequence GTGGTTGTTGCAAGAAAGCCAGTTGGGTTGAGTTTAGTTGCTGCTTTAGGAGTAGCAGTAAATGCGATCGCGCCATTTAGTGGCCTGTCTAGTGCGATCGCCCAAACAACTGGTTTTAGTGATGTACAGCCAAACAATTGGGCTGCTGCTTGCATTGGAGAATTGGCGAAACGGCAGATCATTAAGGGATATCCAGATGGTCGGTTTCGTCCGGCTGACCCGGTGACACGGGCCGAGTTTGCAGCGCTATTGCGGCAAGGTTTTCCGAATCAACCGCAAGTCAGAGAGGCCATCGGATTTGTAGATGTCCCAAGCAACTATTGGGCTGCTGCTGCCATTCAGGAAGCTTATCGCCGGGGTTTTCTTTCCGGATATCCCGATCGCAAGTTTATCCCGACTCAATCAATTCCCCGCGTCCAGGCTCTCGTAGCGCTAGCGAGTGGCCTAAAGTATGCGGCAACACAGCCAACGACAGTAGTTCTAAATGCAGCTTATGCGGATGCGGGAGCGGTTCCAGACTATGCACGCAATGCCGTAGCAGCCGCCACCGAGAAGAATTTGGTTGTTAATTATCCTAAAATTCAGCAGCTAGAGCCTACCCGCTTCGCTAGTCGGGCGGAGATCGCTACGTTCTTATGTCAAGCGATTCAGCCTGGATTGGTGCCAACGCAATATATTGCCAACACTCAGCAATTTTCGACGGAGACCAAGACCGCTGAGGAGGAAAATGTCCGGGTACAACTGACCTATCGACCCCGTGAGCCTTTAGCTGACAATTTTCGGATTCAAATTAGTCGCAGCGGCCAGACAGTTCTAGAAGCAGCAATGCCAGTGGACGAAGGATTACAGCGCTTTTCTAATCTGGAAGTGCAGGATCTGGATGGCGATCAGGAACCAGAAGTCGTGGTGGATTTATTCAGTGGTGGCGCTTACTGCTGCACGTCTTCTTATATTTATGGCTACAATGCCACCCAAAACGCCTATCGGAACGTCAAGCAATTTTGGGGCAGTCCTAGCTATCGGCTCGAAGATTTAGATCAAGATAATTTGCCTGAGTTTGTCAGTGGTGACCCTCGCTTCGATGCTCAATTTACCGCTCACGCGGCTTCTGGGCTGCCGATCCAGATTTGGCAATATCGGCGATCGCAGATGCAGAATGTAACGCGCAATTATCCTAAATTGATCTACGAAGATGCCGTGCAACATTGGCAAAACTACACCTTTAGTAAAGACCTTGGAGCCAGCGCCACTCGGGGGTTTTTAGCGGCTTATTTGGCCGATAAGCACTTGCTCGGTCAAGGACAAGAGGGGTGGCAGTTGGTGCAGCAGGCTTACCCATACGACGATCGCCGCCAATATTTCATTGACTTAAGAGATTTCCTGCAAAAGAACGGCTACATCACTACCACGTCTCAGTAA
- the ftsH4 gene encoding ATP-dependent zinc metalloprotease FtsH4, whose product MPIKKDQPQAPRSRQIGNILLLLSGLFLLVNLFFPTLFASQVPRVPYSLFIHQVDEQEVARASVGQNEIRYQLKGEGDQQGQVLSTTPIFDLNLPKLLEEKGVEFGATPPPKNGWIGTLVSWVIPPLIFIGIWQFFIARSGGGSQGGVLSIGKSKAKVYVEGESAKITFADVAGVEEAKTELVEIVDFLKTPDRFLQIGARIPKGVLLVGPPGTGKTLLAKAVAGEAGVPFFSISGSEFVEMFVGVGSSRVRDLFEQAKKQAPCIIFIDELDAIGKSRASGGFYGGNDEREQTLNQLLTEMDGFAAGGATVIVLAATNRPESLDPALLRPGRFDRQVLVDRPDLSGREEILSIHAKKVKLGPDVNLRAIATRTPGFAGADLANLVNEAALLAARQNRQAVAQEDFAEAIERVVAGLEKKSRVLNEKEKKIVAYHEVGHALVGALIPGSGRVEKISIIPRGMAALGYTLQLPTEDRFLMDEGELRGQIATLLGGRSAEEIIFGSITTGASNDLQRATDLAERMVTTYGMSKVLGPLAYDKGQQGMFLGGEGMNPRRMVSEKVAEEIDREVKDIVETAHQHALDILNQNRDLLEAIAAQLLETEVIEGETLHKLLSQVKSADRIPAGVA is encoded by the coding sequence ATGCCAATTAAAAAAGATCAGCCTCAAGCTCCCCGTTCTCGCCAAATTGGCAATATCTTGCTATTGCTATCAGGCTTATTTTTGTTGGTAAATCTATTTTTCCCGACTTTATTTGCCTCCCAAGTACCCCGAGTTCCATACAGCTTGTTCATTCACCAAGTTGATGAACAAGAAGTCGCTAGAGCTTCTGTAGGCCAAAACGAAATTCGCTATCAGTTGAAAGGAGAAGGTGACCAACAGGGTCAAGTTCTCAGCACTACGCCCATCTTTGACCTCAACTTACCTAAGCTTTTAGAAGAAAAAGGAGTTGAGTTTGGTGCGACTCCACCACCTAAGAATGGCTGGATCGGCACCCTCGTCAGTTGGGTGATTCCCCCGCTAATCTTCATCGGCATCTGGCAGTTCTTTATTGCTCGGAGTGGTGGTGGCTCTCAAGGCGGCGTGCTGTCCATTGGCAAGAGCAAGGCCAAAGTTTATGTGGAAGGTGAGTCTGCCAAAATCACATTTGCGGATGTGGCAGGCGTAGAAGAAGCCAAAACTGAACTGGTTGAGATTGTGGACTTCCTCAAGACTCCCGATCGCTTCCTGCAAATTGGTGCTCGCATTCCCAAAGGTGTGTTGCTCGTCGGCCCTCCAGGTACGGGTAAAACTCTGCTAGCTAAAGCAGTTGCAGGTGAAGCTGGAGTGCCTTTCTTCAGCATCTCTGGCTCTGAGTTTGTCGAAATGTTTGTGGGTGTCGGTTCTTCCCGTGTCCGTGACTTGTTTGAGCAAGCGAAGAAACAAGCGCCTTGCATCATCTTTATTGATGAATTAGACGCGATCGGTAAGTCCCGTGCCTCCGGTGGTTTCTACGGTGGCAACGACGAGCGCGAACAGACCCTCAACCAGTTGCTCACTGAGATGGATGGCTTTGCGGCGGGTGGCGCGACTGTGATTGTGTTAGCTGCTACTAACCGTCCTGAGAGTCTAGATCCCGCGTTGCTACGCCCAGGCCGTTTTGACCGCCAAGTGTTGGTCGATCGCCCAGACTTATCGGGTCGTGAAGAAATCCTCAGTATTCACGCCAAGAAAGTGAAGCTAGGTCCAGATGTGAATTTGCGAGCGATCGCAACTCGGACCCCTGGCTTTGCAGGTGCGGACTTAGCTAACTTGGTCAACGAAGCTGCTCTCCTAGCCGCTCGTCAAAATCGTCAAGCTGTAGCGCAAGAAGATTTTGCAGAAGCGATCGAGCGGGTGGTAGCAGGCTTGGAGAAGAAGAGCCGCGTCCTCAACGAAAAAGAGAAAAAGATTGTGGCCTACCACGAAGTCGGTCACGCTTTAGTTGGTGCTCTTATTCCTGGCAGTGGTCGCGTGGAAAAAATCTCGATTATTCCACGCGGTATGGCAGCGCTGGGTTACACCTTGCAGCTTCCTACTGAAGATCGGTTCTTGATGGATGAAGGAGAACTGCGCGGTCAAATTGCCACGTTGTTGGGAGGTCGCTCTGCTGAAGAGATTATCTTTGGCAGCATTACCACAGGCGCGTCCAATGACCTCCAACGAGCTACCGATTTGGCAGAGCGCATGGTCACAACATACGGTATGAGCAAAGTTCTCGGGCCGCTCGCCTATGACAAAGGTCAACAGGGCATGTTCCTAGGGGGCGAAGGTATGAATCCTCGCCGCATGGTGAGCGAAAAAGTGGCCGAAGAGATCGATCGCGAAGTTAAGGACATTGTTGAAACGGCTCATCAACATGCCCTCGACATCTTGAACCAAAACCGAGACTTATTGGAGGCGATCGCCGCTCAACTCCTCGAAACAGAAGTGATTGAAGGCGAAACGCTGCACAAGCTCTTAAGTCAAGTCAAGTCAGCCGACAGAATCCCTGCTGGCGTTGCTTAA
- a CDS encoding MBL fold metallo-hydrolase, giving the protein MAHLQQRHPQNINGDFYVDTTCIDCDTCRWMTPEVFHREDEQSVVYHQPVDETERLRAMQALLSCPTASIGTVAKPTDIKTAQHSFPIQLEANVYHCGYHAESSYGAASYLIQRPEGNVLVDSPRFAPPLVKRLEELGGVRYLYLTHRDDVADHRKFHDHFGCDRILHQDEINHGTQDVEIQLKGAEPVQLAPDLLIIPVPGHTKGHTVLLYDHRFLFTGDHLAWSESRQQLVAFRDVCWYSWPELVKSMHKLAEYDFEWVLPGHGRRYHSDRATMQQQMQKCLAWMATV; this is encoded by the coding sequence ATGGCTCATTTGCAGCAGCGTCACCCTCAAAATATCAACGGTGATTTTTATGTTGATACGACTTGTATTGACTGCGATACCTGCCGTTGGATGACCCCGGAAGTGTTTCATCGCGAAGATGAGCAGTCAGTAGTCTATCACCAGCCTGTTGATGAAACTGAGCGACTGCGGGCCATGCAAGCCCTATTGTCTTGCCCCACCGCATCGATTGGCACAGTTGCAAAGCCGACGGATATTAAAACTGCTCAGCACAGCTTCCCAATTCAGTTAGAAGCCAATGTCTACCACTGTGGCTACCACGCAGAAAGCTCCTATGGGGCTGCTAGTTACTTAATTCAGCGACCCGAAGGCAACGTGTTGGTAGACTCTCCCCGATTTGCGCCGCCATTGGTAAAGCGACTGGAAGAACTCGGTGGTGTGCGCTATCTGTACTTAACTCACCGAGATGATGTCGCTGACCATCGTAAGTTCCATGACCACTTTGGCTGCGATCGCATTTTGCACCAAGATGAAATTAATCATGGGACGCAGGATGTAGAAATCCAGCTCAAAGGTGCGGAACCTGTGCAACTAGCTCCTGATTTGCTGATTATTCCCGTGCCAGGGCATACGAAAGGTCATACCGTTCTGCTCTATGACCATAGGTTCCTGTTCACAGGCGATCATCTAGCTTGGTCTGAGTCACGGCAGCAGTTAGTGGCTTTTAGAGATGTGTGCTGGTACTCCTGGCCAGAACTGGTGAAATCGATGCATAAGTTAGCTGAATATGACTTTGAGTGGGTGTTGCCTGGGCATGGTCGTCGCTACCACAGCGATCGCGCCACCATGCAGCAGCAGATGCAAAAATGTTTAGCTTGGATGGCTACGGTCTAA
- a CDS encoding ATP-binding protein yields the protein MNFLKFSTLRSKLIFSLLGVALLPILILALLNQRSTQKALTNNANLALLGAASQTALSLDSFIKTNLDAVRVEAQLPILAKYLSLPAVQRTAMRTEVETTLLALGRKDTLNILSYALLDAQGQNVIDTYTVNIGTSETDRPYFQQPFKTGLPYVSPIQYSAGDRVASLYFTSPIRDALGKTIGILRVRYNANAIQRLVAQNSALVAGGKGSFAILLDENQIRLAQGYAPELVFKSVTPLPAAKVKALQAAGRLPQGTPAELATNLPAFEQGLKNTNQSAFFTTPLAVNSDELNSAAVTKLKTQPWSVVFVESQSLFLGPIQAQIRATLLLAIAIAVLVAAAAITLSELLTKPLIGLTSIVTSFTAGDLKARSTIQTEDEIGVLAGSFNQMAEQVGKLLQNLEERTQELEVSQQVTGAVTELSRVVLDPKRLLREAIALMQSRFHLHYIQIYLLNPEQQILYKEVESSQEDITRLGQPTRIALDDDESLIATAARTQEIICVDQAHSNPEVKGVYSATLGSEVVVPLVTRGSLLGVLNIEDKQSDRFSPMDLETFNTLAGQIATALDNARLFAEVQKTSAELQEKAQELEQTLRELQQTQAQVVQSEKMSSLGQLVAGIAHEINNPVNFIYGNLNYAGEYIQDLTGVLKLYQRQFPHPTPEIAEEIEAIDLDFLLADLPKLLASMKVGADRIQKIVLSLRNFSRMDEAEMKAVDIHEGIDSTLMILQNRLKAKSDRPEIAVVKDCGNLPLVECYAGQLNQVFMNLLTNAIDALEDGQTPASEPPQTPTIAIHTRQLGSQSVEIRIADNGPGIAKADQRRLFDPFFTTKPIGKGTGLGLSISYQIVTDKHGGVLHCNSAPGKGTEFLIEIPLRQT from the coding sequence ATGAACTTCCTCAAATTCTCCACACTGCGTAGCAAACTCATTTTTTCGCTTTTGGGTGTCGCACTATTGCCGATCTTAATCTTGGCCCTGCTGAACCAGCGATCGACCCAAAAAGCTCTAACTAATAATGCTAACTTGGCTCTCTTGGGCGCTGCTTCCCAAACGGCCCTGAGCCTAGATTCGTTCATCAAAACCAATCTTGATGCAGTCCGAGTTGAAGCCCAGCTCCCTATTCTAGCCAAGTACCTGAGTCTGCCTGCTGTACAAAGAACGGCCATGCGAACTGAGGTGGAAACTACCTTGCTAGCTTTAGGTCGTAAAGATACGCTCAACATCCTGTCCTATGCCTTACTTGACGCACAAGGGCAAAATGTAATTGATACTTACACAGTCAATATAGGAACTAGCGAAACGGACCGTCCCTACTTCCAGCAACCATTCAAAACTGGTTTGCCTTACGTTTCGCCCATACAATATTCAGCCGGTGACAGAGTAGCCAGCTTATATTTCACGAGTCCCATCCGTGATGCATTGGGCAAGACGATCGGCATTTTACGAGTGCGTTACAACGCCAATGCCATTCAAAGATTAGTCGCGCAAAACAGTGCTCTAGTGGCGGGTGGCAAAGGCTCGTTTGCAATTTTATTAGACGAGAACCAGATTCGTTTAGCGCAAGGGTATGCTCCGGAGTTGGTTTTTAAGTCGGTTACGCCGCTGCCTGCTGCAAAAGTCAAAGCGCTACAAGCAGCAGGACGATTACCCCAGGGAACTCCAGCAGAGCTAGCGACTAATTTGCCAGCGTTTGAGCAGGGACTTAAGAATACTAATCAATCTGCTTTTTTTACAACTCCTTTAGCCGTTAATAGTGATGAGTTAAATTCAGCGGCGGTGACGAAGTTAAAAACTCAGCCTTGGTCGGTCGTTTTTGTTGAGTCACAGAGTTTGTTTCTAGGGCCTATCCAAGCTCAAATCCGGGCAACCCTGTTGTTGGCGATCGCGATCGCCGTTCTAGTCGCAGCCGCTGCCATTACCCTCAGCGAATTGCTCACAAAACCCCTAATTGGGCTGACTAGCATCGTTACCAGCTTTACAGCGGGTGACCTGAAAGCTCGTAGTACCATCCAGACTGAAGACGAAATTGGGGTGCTAGCAGGTAGCTTCAACCAAATGGCTGAGCAGGTGGGTAAGCTGCTGCAAAATTTGGAGGAACGAACGCAAGAGCTAGAAGTGAGCCAACAAGTGACGGGGGCTGTCACCGAGCTGTCGCGGGTCGTCTTAGACCCTAAACGCTTGTTACGAGAAGCGATCGCTTTGATGCAAAGTCGTTTCCACCTGCACTATATTCAAATCTACTTGCTCAATCCTGAGCAACAAATCTTGTACAAAGAAGTTGAGTCTAGCCAGGAAGATATTACGAGACTGGGGCAACCGACTCGAATTGCTTTAGATGATGATGAAAGCTTGATTGCCACTGCCGCTCGCACCCAAGAGATTATTTGTGTGGATCAGGCGCACTCTAACCCTGAGGTAAAAGGTGTCTACTCAGCAACTTTAGGCTCTGAAGTGGTAGTGCCTTTGGTGACTCGTGGTTCTTTGCTAGGCGTGCTCAACATTGAGGATAAACAGAGCGATCGCTTCAGCCCAATGGATTTAGAAACCTTCAATACCTTGGCGGGGCAAATTGCTACAGCGCTGGATAATGCACGTTTATTTGCGGAAGTGCAAAAGACTAGCGCCGAACTGCAAGAGAAGGCGCAAGAGCTAGAACAGACGCTGCGTGAACTGCAACAAACCCAAGCCCAAGTGGTACAAAGCGAGAAAATGTCCAGCCTAGGCCAGCTTGTGGCAGGCATAGCTCATGAAATTAACAACCCCGTGAATTTCATCTACGGCAACCTCAACTACGCCGGAGAGTACATTCAAGACCTAACTGGGGTATTGAAGCTTTATCAGCGACAGTTCCCGCATCCTACCCCTGAAATTGCTGAGGAAATAGAAGCAATTGACCTTGATTTCTTGCTAGCAGACCTGCCCAAACTTCTCGCTTCCATGAAAGTAGGCGCAGACCGGATTCAGAAGATTGTCTTGTCTCTGCGGAACTTCTCCCGCATGGACGAAGCCGAGATGAAAGCGGTTGACATCCACGAAGGGATTGATAGCACCTTAATGATTTTGCAGAATCGGCTCAAAGCCAAGAGCGATCGCCCTGAGATTGCGGTGGTCAAAGACTGCGGGAATCTGCCGCTCGTCGAGTGTTATGCAGGGCAACTCAACCAAGTTTTTATGAACTTGCTCACTAATGCGATCGATGCTTTAGAGGATGGCCAAACTCCAGCTTCTGAACCTCCGCAAACCCCAACGATTGCAATTCACACCCGCCAGCTAGGCTCCCAATCCGTTGAAATTCGGATTGCTGACAATGGTCCTGGCATTGCTAAAGCTGATCAACGGCGATTATTTGACCCCTTCTTTACGACCAAACCTATCGGCAAAGGAACAGGATTGGGGTTGTCAATTAGTTACCAGATTGTGACTGATAAACATGGGGGAGTACTGCACTGTAACTCTGCCCCAGGAAAAGGCACCGAGTTCTTGATTGAAATTCCTTTGCGCCAAACCTAG